One window from the genome of Nicotiana tomentosiformis chromosome 5, ASM39032v3, whole genome shotgun sequence encodes:
- the LOC104086916 gene encoding uncharacterized protein produces MIDALKEVNLGVVEDPKPTYVSASLTGDEESKYIELLKEFKDQAQRRFRPEPVPMIETEVNKLIEDEFPLHICELMIDATTGYEAMFFMDGSSRYNQIRMALKDEELTAFRVYTTTRNAFERIKSYLMKPPVLAAPIPGKPLILYISAHERLVGELLAQGNNEGKENALYYLSRMMAPNDLKYSPIEKLCLALVISIQKLKHYFQAHIVRLVSRANPIKFVMSKPVLSNRLARWYLQFQQFGIVYAPQKAVKGQALADFLECHPILDDWELSDELSDEDAMVIEIQPPWKMYFDGAAHRERDGAGLVFITSQGEVLPYSFTLTQRCSNNVFEYQTLIFGLEMALDIKKLQQQVFGDSKLVINHILGSYKVKKPELVPYHKYAQILVSWLGEVTIQHVPRKGNKRADALAALASTLSFPDQT; encoded by the exons ATGATTGATGCACTAAAAGAAGTCAATCTCGGAGTAGTTGAAGATCCAAAGCCCACATATGTAAGTGCCTCTTTAACTGGTGATGAAGAGAGCAAATATATTGAGCTACTTAAGGAGTTCAAAGAC CAAGCACAACGTCGTTTTAGACCAGAACCGGTTCCCATGATTGAAACCGAAGTTAACAAGCTTATTGAG GATGAATTTCCTCTTCATATCTGTGAGCTCATGATTGATGCAACGACTGGATACGAGGCGATGTTTTTCATGGATGGTTCATCTAGATATAATCAAATTCGCATGGCACTGAAGGATGAAGAACTTACTGCCTTTCGCGTATATACTactacaag aaatgcttttgaaagaattaagtcttatttgatgaaACCTCCAGTACTGGCAGCCCCCATACCTGGAAAGCCATTAATATTATACATTTCAGCACATGAAAGGTTAGTAGGAGAACTTCTAGCTCAAGGAAACAATGAAGGCAAAGAAAATGCACTTTATTACTTGAGTAGGATGATGGCGCCAAATGATCTCAAGTATTCACCTATTGAGAAGTTATGTTTGGCACTTGTCATCTCCATTCAGAAGCTAAAGCATTACTTCCAAGCTCACATTGTGCGACTCGTCTCAAGAGCGAATCCTATCAAGTTTGTCATGTCTAAACCAGTCCTAAGTAATCGATTAGCGAGGTGGTacctccaatttcaacaatttGGAATTGTGTATGCTCCTCAAAAGGCGGTAAAAGGACAAGCATTAGCAGACTTCCTAGAGTGCCATCCAATTCTAGATGATTGGGAGTTGTCTGATGAATTATCTGATGAAGATGCAATGGTCATAGAAATTCAACCTCCTTGGAAGATGTATTTTGATGGCGCTGCACATCGTGAAAGAGATGGCGCTGGATTAGTGTTTATCACTTCTCAAGGAGAAGTTTTGCCATATTCTTTCACTCTAACACAACGGTGCTCCAATAATGTATTTGAATATCAAACGCTTAtatttgggcttgaaatggctctGGATATCAAAAAATTGCAACAACAAGTTTTTGGAGACTCCAAGTTAGTGATCAATCATATTTTGGGTAGCTATAAGGTCAAGAAGCCAGAGTTGGTGCCATATCACAAATATGCTCAAATATTGGTAAGTTGGCTTGGAGAGGTAACTATTCAACATGTGCCGAGAAAGggaaataagagagctgatgcaTTAGCAGCCTTAGCTTCTACATTATCTTTTCCTGATCAAACATAA
- the LOC104086915 gene encoding protein CURVATURE THYLAKOID 1D, chloroplastic has protein sequence MELCTPQTFSKLPNHRLINPNHAHFQWKPSLLKKPPKFRFNQGLLYRTGSAIRATSEESSSYTSPYELYVPPKDDGAIQGEAPIQDTGKDKETDAYATLIYEPPKVEEKGDGVVQAESTIEESPLDFDSQFAKLFDKLNIKFDPEDSSSLILYGGGVVTALWLTTAIVGAIDSIPLFPKLLEVVGLGYTVWFSTRYLLFKKNRDELAAKIEELKQEVLGSNYD, from the exons ATGGAGCTGTGTACACCTCAAACCTTCTCGAAACTTCCAAATCATCGGCTTATCAATCCCAATCACGCTCATTTTCAGTGGAAACCCTCTCTTCTCAAAAAGCCCCCAAAATTTCGCTTCAACCAAG GATTGCTCTACCGGACGGGTTCAGCTATTAGAGCAACATCAGAGGAATCGTCAAGTTATACAAGCCCTTATGAGTTATATGTACCTCCTAAGGATGATGGAGCTATTCAGGGTGAAGCACCAATTCAAGATACTGGAAAAGACAAAGAGACAGATGCTTATGCGACTTTGATATACGAACCTCCCAAAGTTGAAGAGAAAGGTGACGGAGTTGTTCAAGCTGAATCAACAATAGAAGAGTCTCCTCTGGACTTTGATTCGCAATTCGCAAAGTTATTTGATAAGCTAAATATTAAG TTTGATCCCGAAGATTCCTCTTCACTTATCCTCTATGGTGGTGGTGTTGTCACTGCTCTTTGGTTGACAACTGCTATTGTTGGAGCCATCGATTCTATTCCTTTG TTTCCTAAATTACTCGAAGTGGTGGGTCTTGGCTACACTGTCTGGTTTAGTACCCGCTATCTACTTTTCAAG AAAAATAGGGATGAGCTAGCTGCTAAAATTGAAGAGCTTAAGCAGGAGGTATTAGGGTCGAATTATGATTGA